A single genomic interval of Camelina sativa cultivar DH55 chromosome 11, Cs, whole genome shotgun sequence harbors:
- the LOC104726346 gene encoding uncharacterized protein LOC104726346, translating to MGSKEKVDGEKTLDKSKDMLSQLQQRVDRISSELQTSGSSAETSPDVQNIYNEIKQLLKTTTKPLQVPSHASPHIRDELDTVFAVEEVGHSCDLCQRDLATDPERPNVSLRSLQEACVLSCGHVYHFKCLKGTTLDIDNHSKDPSCVFCIS from the exons ATGGGTTCGAAAGAAAAAGTCGATGGTGAAAAAACTCTAGACAAGAGTAAGGATATGCTCTCACAGCTTCAACAGAGGGTTGATAGAATCAGTTCAGAGTTGCAAACGTCAGGATCATCCGCAGAAACTTCACCTGATGTTCAAAACATCTACAACGAAATCAAACAACTCCTCAAGACGACTACCAAGCCTCTCCAAGTTCCGAGTCATGCGTCGCCACATATTCGAGACG AGCTTGACACAGTGTTTGCTGTTGAGGAAGTTGGACATTCGTGCGACTTATGTCAGAGAGATCTTGCTACTGATCCAGAGCGGCCTAATGTTTCCTTGCGCAGCTTACAAGAGGCGTGTGTGTTGTCTTGTGGTCATGTCTACCACTTTAAGTGTTTGAAAGGCACCACTCTTGATATTGATAACCATTCTAAAGATCCTTCTTGCGTTTTCTGCATTAGCTGA